A single genomic interval of Halogeometricum sp. S3BR5-2 harbors:
- a CDS encoding DUF5615 family PIN-like protein, whose translation MEGGSGTDRNNGIESEWRFLIDENLSPTIVTELDRRDIAAEYVLDALFEGADDFEDILPYCRQTDTVLVTNKVRDFNATDLSPADHAGIVIVHNKDRPAAEIAAELRRIVATYPNRDAFRGFESAEDWTDE comes from the coding sequence ATGGAGGGTGGGAGCGGGACAGACAGGAATAACGGAATCGAGTCCGAGTGGCGATTCCTTATCGACGAGAACCTAAGTCCGACCATTGTCACGGAACTGGATCGCCGTGACATTGCCGCAGAATACGTCCTGGATGCCTTGTTCGAAGGTGCTGATGATTTTGAGGACATCTTGCCGTACTGCCGTCAGACGGACACGGTGCTCGTCACGAACAAAGTCCGGGATTTCAACGCAACAGACCTCTCACCGGCCGATCACGCCGGCATCGTCATCGTTCACAATAAAGACCGCCCTGCAGCGGAGATCGCTGCCGAACTACGGCGAATCGTTGCTACGTATCCGAATCGAGACGCTTTCCGCGGGTTCGAGAGTGCTGAGGACTGGACCGACGAGTGA
- a CDS encoding DUF433 domain-containing protein has protein sequence MATDRDADVPDPDHPRIVADEMFGGEPRIRGRRITVLDIYEQVKEGDGELSPDEFAETFQLAVADVYAALAYYHAHEEEMEDHREARDQASADLRERIPRDRPAGINPNE, from the coding sequence ATGGCAACTGACCGGGACGCGGACGTGCCGGATCCAGATCATCCGCGGATCGTCGCCGACGAGATGTTCGGTGGGGAGCCGCGTATCAGAGGTCGGCGGATCACCGTCCTCGACATCTACGAGCAGGTCAAAGAGGGTGACGGCGAGCTGTCCCCGGATGAGTTTGCCGAAACGTTCCAACTCGCTGTCGCCGACGTGTATGCGGCACTTGCCTACTATCACGCCCACGAGGAAGAGATGGAAGACCATCGTGAGGCGCGCGACCAGGCGAGCGCGGACCTCCGTGAGCGAATCCCCCGAGATCGCCCGGCCGGGATCAATCCGAACGAGTGA
- a CDS encoding nucleotidyltransferase domain-containing protein encodes MAIDSGTLESWAQYDSGPIDSAKRTHNRIQNELQSSNTLADANFDTYLQGSYANYTIVRASSDVDIVVQLKDVYYVDLSGLTPDERDRWRRNSGDPDYSWQAFRTDVVDVLESRFGSSAVDPVGKAIEVDTSKLPLNADVLVCADHRDYYNYPNGYHSGIAFFDLTNTKIVNYPKQHISKGSTKQSSTNDRFKETVRIFKRARNYLVDNNALNKENVPSYFIENLLYNVPDGRYTYDKQDRVEKILRYLNTTDYSNWTCQNGITDMFGSGPAEWNTRYADQYVDAMVTLWDNW; translated from the coding sequence ATGGCGATAGACTCAGGGACATTGGAATCGTGGGCGCAGTACGATAGTGGCCCTATCGATTCCGCGAAGCGAACCCACAACCGAATCCAGAACGAACTGCAGTCCAGCAACACGCTCGCCGACGCGAATTTCGATACGTATCTGCAGGGCTCCTACGCGAACTACACCATCGTCCGGGCGAGCAGCGACGTCGACATCGTGGTCCAGCTCAAAGATGTGTATTATGTCGATCTCTCCGGTCTCACGCCAGATGAGCGGGACAGATGGCGGCGGAATTCCGGCGACCCAGATTACAGCTGGCAAGCGTTCCGCACTGATGTCGTCGACGTGCTGGAGTCTCGATTCGGATCCTCGGCTGTCGACCCGGTCGGGAAAGCCATTGAGGTTGACACGAGCAAACTGCCGCTCAATGCCGACGTGCTCGTCTGTGCCGATCACCGAGACTACTACAACTACCCGAACGGCTACCACTCGGGTATCGCGTTCTTCGACCTCACCAACACGAAGATCGTCAACTACCCGAAACAGCACATCAGTAAGGGGAGCACCAAGCAGTCGAGCACGAACGACCGGTTCAAGGAGACCGTCCGCATCTTCAAACGAGCACGGAACTATCTCGTCGACAACAACGCGCTAAACAAAGAGAACGTCCCGTCGTACTTCATCGAGAACTTGCTGTACAACGTCCCAGACGGGCGCTACACATATGACAAGCAGGATCGCGTCGAGAAGATTCTCCGCTATCTCAATACGACCGACTACAGCAACTGGACCTGCCAGAACGGCATCACCGACATGTTTGGGTCGGGACCCGCTGAGTGGAACACACGGTACGCGGACCAGTACGTCGACGCGATGGTCACTCTCTGGGACAACTGGTAA
- the rnhA gene encoding ribonuclease HI encodes MTSGTDSNPGGDRLSVGTYVVDRDATDDPDRAVVVRLPDAVCATWEIEDTDQTVADYNPDYSSEAPVAIVVFEPALDSVSEWHHSDPDDLWPLVQTHDLPYYAYPEPRLEPVGDSLAGHTHTEPMTIWFDGACEPVNPGGHGTYGIVVAQGEEIVHEERGYIGEGEGITNNVAEYEALVAALEHTQAEYPGAPVTVYGDSQLVIRQLTGEYAVRSPRLRPLWQDARRLANQLDVEFEWVPREQNERADALSREAYYEQTQQEELDKRRERAANEPMQITPLGDETYEVKGTYTVDLTARSCTCPDYENRGLPCKHIFKVKQNCEQS; translated from the coding sequence ATGACTTCCGGTACTGATTCAAATCCGGGCGGTGATCGTCTTTCCGTCGGGACGTACGTCGTTGACCGAGATGCTACCGACGATCCAGACCGAGCTGTCGTCGTTCGATTGCCCGACGCGGTCTGTGCCACATGGGAGATCGAAGACACTGATCAGACAGTGGCGGATTATAACCCCGACTATTCGAGTGAGGCACCCGTGGCCATCGTTGTATTCGAGCCCGCCCTTGACTCCGTCTCCGAGTGGCACCATTCGGACCCGGACGATCTCTGGCCGCTCGTTCAGACGCACGATCTGCCATACTACGCCTATCCAGAACCCCGTCTTGAGCCAGTGGGCGACTCCCTCGCTGGACACACGCACACCGAACCCATGACTATCTGGTTCGATGGTGCCTGTGAACCCGTCAATCCCGGTGGTCATGGTACCTACGGAATCGTCGTTGCACAGGGCGAAGAAATCGTTCACGAAGAACGAGGTTACATCGGGGAGGGCGAGGGGATAACGAACAATGTCGCCGAATATGAAGCGCTCGTCGCAGCCCTAGAGCACACACAGGCAGAATATCCGGGCGCTCCCGTAACCGTTTACGGGGACTCACAGCTCGTGATCCGACAGCTGACCGGTGAATACGCCGTCCGCAGCCCTCGCCTCCGCCCGCTCTGGCAAGACGCCCGTCGCCTTGCAAACCAGCTGGATGTCGAATTCGAGTGGGTCCCTCGCGAGCAGAACGAACGTGCTGATGCGCTCTCGCGAGAAGCCTACTACGAACAGACCCAACAGGAGGAGCTTGACAAGCGGCGTGAACGTGCCGCAAATGAACCGATGCAGATCACTCCACTCGGCGATGAGACCTACGAGGTCAAAGGGACGTACACAGTCGACCTCACTGCCCGGAGTTGTACGTGTCCCGACTACGAAAATCGAGGCCTCCCGTGCAAGCACATCTTCAAAGTCAAGCAGAACTGTGAACAATCTTGA
- a CDS encoding DUF5615 family PIN-like protein: MELLADENVETEWIQALRDDGHDVVRVVDVGDLGVSASDPDVLAVATRKDRVLLTADQSDFSNPPADEHPGIIIIADVTRTGGEVRRAVRRIERSVSDLADHVAYVSDWL; encoded by the coding sequence ATGGAACTGCTCGCGGACGAAAACGTCGAGACCGAGTGGATACAGGCCCTCCGCGACGACGGCCATGATGTCGTCCGCGTCGTCGACGTTGGGGATCTCGGGGTAAGCGCGTCTGATCCGGACGTCCTAGCCGTTGCAACCCGAAAGGACCGCGTTCTGCTGACAGCCGATCAGTCGGATTTCAGTAATCCACCGGCAGACGAGCATCCTGGTATCATCATTATCGCGGACGTGACCCGGACGGGCGGCGAAGTGAGACGTGCGGTTCGCCGAATCGAACGGTCAGTCTCCGACCTCGCCGATCACGTCGCGTACGTCAGTGACTGGCTGTGA
- a CDS encoding AAA family ATPase, which produces MSSSDPDAVDRPEPLVVLSHLVHRLLKREGGSVPLERVTLRVSDYVDIGDQEAADLIDAGAAEGVFTLDRGTGRSTTIVGVSPQGEEPAVITEAFGGPAGAAGTADFQALEVVTESIATALRDAGYATFTDLADADVGDLAGLTGTLTESRAEAIIQAAPRHVPVGVWLARSADVRYGRRVDETTGRGTAQVVDVTAATEPVGEPRYRSEGLDPDAVEAQYVSDIGRNEQDPVPTGLHVLDDPNHPDVPKAATHPEAGDDALPVGASGEVIPPAIPTEPRLQLPLDELLAKKLARGLVPIRLVGPRGSGKNYLVKYLCHRTNRGYVSVDCDEATHTEDLFGPLTPTEDGLIAPRNGPAKQALLNGSVLVLNEFPVMRAGAAMSLHRLLNEGKLLVKAHGELVEPHPSARIVITMNPPTREYRDSEPMNSATRGRFRALEQPYIQDIDEEVATLDAQVNASHEVVDRGTLRKIVQFAHQTRQNENWPTLSTRNLTILCEHIEDGASPKAAVKNEVWAVAEPNQYPEDTYETLNDYL; this is translated from the coding sequence ATGTCTTCATCCGATCCAGATGCTGTCGACCGGCCGGAACCGCTCGTCGTCCTCTCACACCTCGTCCATCGTCTACTCAAGCGCGAAGGTGGGAGTGTCCCGCTCGAACGCGTGACCCTCCGGGTCAGCGACTACGTCGATATCGGCGATCAGGAGGCCGCGGACCTCATCGATGCTGGTGCTGCCGAGGGGGTTTTCACTCTCGACCGGGGGACCGGTAGAAGTACGACCATCGTCGGGGTCTCGCCGCAGGGTGAGGAGCCGGCCGTGATCACGGAGGCCTTCGGTGGCCCTGCGGGCGCTGCTGGGACTGCCGATTTTCAAGCCCTCGAGGTCGTCACCGAGAGCATTGCGACCGCACTCCGTGACGCCGGCTACGCGACGTTCACCGATCTCGCGGACGCCGACGTCGGTGATCTCGCCGGGTTAACCGGGACGCTAACCGAGAGTCGCGCCGAGGCGATCATCCAGGCAGCACCCCGACATGTCCCCGTTGGCGTGTGGCTCGCCCGGAGTGCCGACGTCCGATACGGTCGACGCGTGGATGAGACGACCGGTCGAGGGACCGCCCAGGTGGTCGATGTCACCGCTGCCACCGAGCCTGTCGGCGAACCGCGCTATCGATCCGAGGGGCTCGATCCGGACGCTGTCGAGGCCCAGTACGTCTCCGATATCGGCCGGAACGAACAGGACCCGGTGCCGACAGGCCTACACGTCCTCGACGATCCTAACCATCCCGATGTCCCGAAGGCCGCGACGCATCCCGAGGCGGGTGACGATGCCCTGCCGGTCGGTGCGTCGGGGGAAGTGATTCCGCCGGCGATTCCGACGGAGCCGCGTCTCCAGCTTCCACTGGACGAACTGCTCGCGAAGAAACTGGCCCGTGGGCTGGTTCCGATCCGCCTGGTTGGCCCACGCGGCTCCGGGAAGAACTACCTCGTCAAGTACCTGTGTCACCGGACGAACCGTGGCTACGTCTCGGTGGACTGTGACGAGGCGACCCACACGGAAGACCTCTTCGGGCCACTCACGCCCACCGAGGACGGGCTGATCGCACCCAGGAACGGGCCCGCAAAGCAAGCACTACTGAATGGGTCGGTGCTGGTACTCAACGAATTCCCCGTGATGCGGGCCGGCGCCGCGATGTCTCTCCATCGCCTGCTCAACGAGGGCAAACTCCTCGTGAAAGCACACGGAGAGCTGGTCGAACCCCATCCGTCGGCGCGAATCGTGATTACGATGAATCCGCCGACCCGTGAGTACCGGGATTCCGAGCCGATGAATTCGGCCACTCGTGGTCGGTTCCGGGCACTTGAACAGCCCTACATCCAGGACATCGACGAGGAGGTCGCGACGCTGGATGCACAGGTGAACGCCAGTCACGAGGTTGTGGACCGGGGGACGCTCCGGAAGATCGTCCAGTTCGCCCACCAGACCCGGCAGAACGAGAACTGGCCGACGCTCTCGACGCGAAATCTAACGATTCTCTGCGAGCACATCGAGGATGGCGCCTCCCCAAAGGCGGCGGTCAAGAACGAGGTGTGGGCGGTCGCTGAGCCGAATCAGTATCCAGAGGACACCTACGAGACGCTGAATGACTATTTGTAA
- a CDS encoding DUF433 domain-containing protein: MKTDDVLGGDPRIEGHRIGVYHIYQRYVDGDDTPEEIATSYDISVAEVHAALAYAFSHPEEMRTIETRNQSMYEEHAPNRLVPDETT; the protein is encoded by the coding sequence GTGAAGACAGACGATGTCCTCGGCGGGGACCCCCGGATCGAGGGACACCGTATCGGCGTGTATCACATCTACCAGCGCTACGTCGACGGAGACGACACGCCAGAGGAGATCGCCACGAGCTACGACATCTCGGTCGCCGAGGTCCACGCCGCGCTCGCGTACGCCTTCAGCCACCCCGAGGAGATGCGTACCATCGAGACTCGGAACCAGTCGATGTACGAGGAGCACGCGCCGAACCGCCTCGTTCCTGACGAGACCACCTAG
- a CDS encoding DUF7437 domain-containing protein — translation MSEAARDSHPLDAMLAISDVVTNQRYAQIYARVLTLDTPTVEELSEGLDSSTTTVYEDVNHLIESGILERVTDNQPHRYQARQIDLTIQTDDSYQITPALFVALARRETNENIQLFLDRHGVGGLATVLEYARDYVQGRMNARITAREQDLPVLEAETILQEMRDVLLDVDLEESPNVDELDAAVDE, via the coding sequence ATGTCGGAGGCTGCTCGGGACTCACATCCACTCGATGCGATGCTCGCCATCTCCGATGTCGTGACGAACCAGCGGTATGCGCAGATCTATGCCCGGGTGCTCACTCTCGATACCCCGACAGTCGAGGAACTCTCCGAGGGTCTCGATAGTTCGACAACGACCGTCTACGAGGACGTGAACCATCTCATCGAAAGCGGTATTCTCGAGCGCGTTACGGACAACCAGCCGCATCGGTACCAAGCCCGCCAGATCGACCTCACCATCCAGACCGACGACTCCTATCAGATTACGCCGGCGCTGTTCGTCGCGCTCGCCCGACGCGAGACGAACGAGAACATTCAGCTGTTTCTCGACCGGCACGGCGTCGGCGGCCTCGCGACCGTCCTTGAGTACGCCCGTGATTACGTCCAAGGCCGAATGAATGCCCGTATCACGGCGCGCGAGCAGGACCTCCCCGTGCTCGAAGCCGAGACGATCCTGCAGGAGATGCGCGACGTGCTCCTGGATGTCGATCTCGAAGAGAGCCCCAACGTCGACGAACTGGACGCGGCAGTCGATGAATAA
- a CDS encoding DUF6166 domain-containing protein, whose protein sequence is MKTSYSRSTNRARRYRGERTLGGCLVYAGDDLLDKHLTVHPVSPGGFDWGPDAAPERACQLAIALLAPTLGLEVAVDDYHLFAENFVRRELTGDEWSVRLQDLRESGYREQYLHRDYPENTAPEPADVDIETIDLDTITYAEELALVRRYDEVLWKKGNTRGNLARLQAIRRGERDPAAEPFSTQWLSTQGRLTSPAAKRALGEEFETMGEFAAWACYATSLTTVDHVGDSTATTIRGLRPTLVRWFGGEEYIPQFDDDQETLVSNSAGETS, encoded by the coding sequence ATGAAAACAAGCTACTCACGGTCGACAAATCGAGCCCGACGGTATCGAGGCGAGCGAACGCTCGGGGGCTGTCTCGTCTACGCCGGCGACGATCTCCTCGATAAGCACCTCACAGTCCATCCAGTGTCGCCCGGCGGCTTCGATTGGGGCCCGGACGCGGCTCCCGAACGTGCTTGCCAGCTCGCCATCGCGCTGCTCGCGCCAACACTCGGACTCGAAGTCGCCGTCGACGACTACCATCTCTTCGCCGAGAACTTCGTCCGCCGGGAACTCACGGGCGATGAATGGTCGGTTCGTCTCCAGGACCTCCGCGAGTCGGGCTATCGAGAGCAGTATCTGCATCGGGACTATCCGGAGAATACCGCTCCAGAGCCTGCGGACGTCGACATCGAGACCATCGATCTGGACACGATCACCTACGCCGAGGAACTCGCGCTGGTCCGCCGGTATGACGAGGTGCTCTGGAAGAAAGGCAACACCCGCGGTAATCTGGCCAGACTCCAGGCGATTCGACGTGGTGAGCGCGACCCGGCGGCTGAGCCGTTCTCCACGCAGTGGCTCTCGACACAGGGACGGCTCACCTCGCCGGCGGCCAAACGTGCGCTTGGAGAGGAGTTCGAGACGATGGGCGAGTTCGCCGCCTGGGCCTGTTATGCGACTTCGCTCACGACGGTCGACCATGTCGGCGACTCGACCGCGACGACGATTCGGGGCCTCCGGCCGACGCTCGTTCGATGGTTCGGGGGCGAGGAGTACATTCCTCAATTCGACGACGACCAGGAGACGCTCGTGAGCAACAGTGCTGGGGAGACGTCCTGA
- a CDS encoding RNA-guided endonuclease TnpB family protein, whose protein sequence is MARITITTKFHNPSRARRREWQRATHLYAETKQSLIDGWVNGELEQSITTASIENDLYAVIQSQAIREAKAEYSKDGAIEYSSSLPFGINNQNWKIDVTENGTVVLGFPCISQWWYTPITVYEEIEDVVNGLLAGDMKKSLLQVYRRGAEWFCAFTVLHEAPSGGKTLIGVDIGERHILAAAAPDKGESLLVSGKEMKYIRRKYRSLRESLQEAGALRALNRMGKKEQRRVTHLNHTLSRRLVEFADQFDEPLIRIEDLGEIRERCPWSGVHSWPFGQLQRFIIYKAAKQGITVEKVDPSYTSQRCSVCGASGTRSGDHFRCPDCGRGRHADLNAAENIATREGEPCTT, encoded by the coding sequence ATGGCGAGAATAACCATCACAACGAAATTTCACAACCCTTCTCGTGCCCGTCGAAGGGAGTGGCAACGGGCTACTCACCTCTACGCCGAGACCAAGCAGTCACTAATCGATGGCTGGGTTAACGGTGAGTTGGAGCAGTCGATAACAACGGCCAGTATCGAGAACGATCTGTACGCCGTGATCCAGTCTCAGGCAATCCGTGAAGCAAAAGCCGAGTATTCGAAGGATGGTGCTATCGAGTATAGCAGCAGTCTCCCGTTCGGGATCAACAACCAGAACTGGAAAATTGATGTGACCGAGAATGGCACAGTTGTCCTTGGATTCCCCTGTATTTCGCAGTGGTGGTACACACCGATCACCGTCTATGAGGAGATAGAGGATGTCGTCAATGGGCTGCTAGCTGGCGACATGAAGAAATCACTTCTACAGGTATATCGCCGCGGTGCTGAGTGGTTTTGTGCGTTCACTGTTCTTCACGAAGCTCCATCAGGAGGGAAAACACTCATCGGGGTCGATATCGGCGAGCGGCACATTCTCGCCGCCGCTGCCCCCGACAAAGGTGAGTCGCTGCTCGTCTCAGGGAAGGAAATGAAGTACATCCGGCGCAAATATCGGTCTCTCCGCGAGTCCCTACAGGAAGCGGGTGCGCTTCGCGCACTCAACCGTATGGGTAAGAAAGAACAGCGTCGGGTGACACATCTGAACCACACACTCTCTCGACGTCTCGTTGAGTTCGCTGACCAGTTTGATGAGCCACTGATTCGAATTGAGGACCTCGGTGAAATCCGTGAACGGTGTCCGTGGTCCGGTGTCCACTCCTGGCCCTTCGGGCAACTCCAGCGGTTCATCATCTACAAGGCTGCCAAGCAGGGCATCACGGTCGAGAAGGTTGATCCCTCCTATACCAGCCAACGGTGTTCGGTCTGTGGAGCGTCCGGTACCCGGTCGGGTGACCATTTTAGGTGTCCGGACTGTGGTCGCGGTCGCCACGCCGATCTGAACGCCGCAGAAAACATCGCGACTCGAGAGGGCGAACCATGCACGACGTAA